Proteins encoded in a region of the Streptomyces akebiae genome:
- a CDS encoding sugar ABC transporter substrate-binding protein encodes MTRRHPSVTPASRRQFLTWSAGALTATGLATTGCSAPESSSGAAKAADASPSARKLTQIGLDYPFTQIPLYSTLVKLSTAAAKKHDVELLTTSDASNPDTQASNLNTWVTRKMQAIVSFPMVFEATESIAEAALDAGLIWVTYGGTLESQSADIQFSFRESGTLLGESAAKWANEELNGKGKIAFLVDNTIELGRERTKGMIDAFTELAPGVDVVAQEQAIDPDTGLSKSSALLAKHPDLNIILGITDAAAYGGFKALQQAGRKKDDRKTFVGGQDGSAPSLLAIKQGTFYRASSALAPLDIANAIVDVPLAVAAGKADPSVQVPVKLVQGGDTAEIDALLAQNG; translated from the coding sequence ATGACCAGACGCCACCCTTCCGTCACCCCGGCCTCGCGCAGGCAGTTCCTCACGTGGTCGGCCGGCGCGCTCACCGCGACCGGGCTGGCCACCACGGGCTGCAGCGCCCCGGAGAGCAGCTCCGGTGCGGCGAAGGCGGCGGACGCGTCCCCCTCCGCGAGGAAGCTCACCCAGATCGGCCTCGACTACCCCTTCACCCAGATCCCGCTCTACAGCACCCTGGTGAAGCTCTCGACGGCAGCCGCGAAGAAGCACGACGTCGAGCTGTTGACGACGAGCGACGCGAGCAACCCCGACACCCAGGCCAGCAACCTCAACACCTGGGTCACGCGGAAGATGCAGGCGATCGTGTCGTTCCCGATGGTCTTCGAAGCCACCGAGTCGATCGCCGAGGCCGCGCTCGACGCGGGCCTGATCTGGGTGACGTACGGCGGGACGCTGGAGAGCCAGAGCGCCGACATCCAGTTCAGCTTCCGCGAGAGCGGCACGCTGCTCGGCGAGTCGGCCGCCAAATGGGCCAACGAGGAGCTGAACGGCAAGGGGAAGATCGCGTTCCTGGTCGACAACACGATCGAGCTCGGCCGGGAGCGCACGAAGGGCATGATCGACGCCTTCACCGAGCTCGCGCCCGGTGTCGACGTGGTGGCGCAGGAGCAGGCCATCGACCCCGACACGGGGCTGTCGAAGTCCAGCGCGCTCCTCGCCAAGCACCCCGACCTGAACATCATCCTCGGCATCACGGACGCGGCGGCGTACGGCGGGTTCAAGGCCTTGCAGCAGGCCGGGCGGAAGAAGGACGACAGGAAGACGTTCGTCGGCGGCCAGGACGGCTCGGCCCCCTCGCTCCTCGCCATCAAGCAGGGCACGTTCTACCGGGCCTCGTCCGCCCTGGCCCCGCTGGACATCGCCAACGCGATCGTCGACGTGCCGCTCGCGGTCGCCGCCGGGAAGGCGGACCCGAGCGTCCAGGTGCCGGTCAAGCTGGTCCAGGGCGGGGACACGGCTGAGATCGACGCGCTGCTCGCCCAGAACGGGTAG